One stretch of Caminicella sporogenes DSM 14501 DNA includes these proteins:
- a CDS encoding NupC/NupG family nucleoside CNT transporter produces the protein MEKLISVLGLGIMVLIAYLMSDNKKSVDWKLVGIGIGMQLVFGLLILKWKPGQMAFSVLNDLVTKLLDFTKEGTSFLFGNMLNVESFGFIFALQILPTIIFFSALMTVLYHLGIMEKVITVLAKIMAKLLGTSGAESLSAAANIFVGQTEAPLVIKPFIKTMTKSELLTIMTGGMATVAGGVMAGYVSMGVEAGHLIAASIMSAPASLIIAKIMVPETETPVTKGKVKVHLDEIDANIIDAAARGTTEGLKLALNVGAMLLSFIALVALLNSIIAWFGSLIGMDYLSLEWILGRLFAPLAYIMGIPLKDAIAAGNLLGQKIVINEFFAYANLSELIKNHEISKRTIVILTYALCGFANFSSIGIQVGGIGSLAPERRSDIAKLGFKALIGGSLAAFMTATIAGILI, from the coding sequence ATGGAAAAATTGATAAGTGTATTAGGACTAGGGATAATGGTTTTGATAGCTTATCTAATGTCAGATAATAAAAAATCAGTTGACTGGAAGTTAGTTGGTATTGGTATAGGAATGCAGTTAGTATTTGGACTTCTTATTTTAAAGTGGAAGCCTGGTCAAATGGCTTTTAGTGTTTTAAATGATTTAGTAACTAAGTTGTTAGATTTTACAAAAGAAGGTACATCATTTTTATTTGGAAATATGCTTAATGTAGAAAGCTTTGGATTTATATTTGCATTACAGATACTGCCTACAATTATTTTCTTTTCAGCATTAATGACTGTTTTGTATCATTTAGGAATAATGGAAAAGGTTATAACTGTTTTAGCAAAGATTATGGCAAAATTATTGGGAACAAGTGGTGCAGAGTCTTTATCTGCAGCTGCAAATATTTTTGTTGGACAAACTGAAGCTCCACTTGTAATTAAACCTTTTATTAAGACAATGACTAAATCTGAATTATTGACTATTATGACAGGAGGTATGGCTACTGTTGCAGGTGGAGTAATGGCAGGTTATGTTTCTATGGGAGTTGAAGCAGGACATTTAATAGCAGCAAGTATAATGTCAGCTCCTGCAAGTTTAATTATAGCTAAAATAATGGTTCCTGAGACTGAAACTCCAGTAACAAAGGGAAAAGTCAAAGTTCATTTAGATGAAATAGATGCAAACATAATAGATGCAGCAGCAAGAGGAACTACTGAAGGTTTAAAGTTGGCTTTAAATGTAGGTGCTATGCTTTTATCATTTATAGCATTAGTGGCATTGTTAAATTCTATCATAGCTTGGTTTGGCAGTTTAATAGGTATGGATTATTTAAGTTTAGAGTGGATATTGGGTAGATTATTTGCACCTTTAGCTTATATAATGGGTATACCTCTTAAAGATGCTATTGCAGCAGGAAATTTATTAGGTCAAAAGATTGTTATAAATGAGTTCTTTGCTTATGCTAATCTTTCAGAACTTATAAAGAATCATGAAATTAGTAAGAGAACTATAGTTATACTGACTTATGCTCTTTGTGGATTTGCTAACTTTAGTTCAATAGGAATTCAAGTAGGTGGTATTGGTTCATTAGCTCCTGAAAGACGTTCAGATATAGCTAAACTTGGATTTAAAGCATTAATAGGTGGAAGTTTAGCAGCATTTATGACGGCTACTATAGCAGGAATTTTAATATAA
- a CDS encoding TMEM165/GDT1 family protein, which translates to MIKEFLKSFFLILSAEMGDKTQVLAMAFATQFTVKEVLIGVFLGCLLNHGIAITLGTYLSSVVPLDIVQIVAGFTFIFFGLLSLKYEENDDIEENNTRKYGPVMTVAMAFFIGELGDKTQLTAITLSVDAVFPIFILMGTVLGMVVTSGIGIFIGSRIGNMIPEVGIKILSSVIFLTFGLFKLYYTLPQKYLTPVNIFIFLVIIGAVVFILLMKMFKEHKQGKITAYEEAALTLYEYYHHIRNSIEDICLGEKTCGKCSSEKCIIGYTKKILDESLSKENKDLKTKNMDFYNSLKKEFDKDKVINSLSMIIAFLNKNLIEKERLEVVNQVRNKLEMILFDKELEFKNKKDYYKTIKNIDKRISKKIINEVRKL; encoded by the coding sequence GTGATAAAGGAATTTTTAAAATCTTTTTTTCTCATTTTAAGTGCTGAAATGGGGGACAAGACTCAAGTATTAGCTATGGCTTTTGCAACACAATTTACTGTAAAGGAAGTTCTTATTGGTGTTTTTTTAGGATGTCTATTAAATCATGGGATTGCAATAACATTAGGAACTTATTTATCTTCAGTTGTTCCTTTGGATATTGTTCAAATAGTTGCAGGATTTACATTTATTTTTTTTGGTTTGCTATCATTAAAATATGAAGAAAATGATGATATAGAAGAAAATAATACAAGAAAATATGGACCTGTAATGACAGTGGCTATGGCATTTTTTATTGGAGAACTTGGAGATAAAACACAATTAACAGCTATAACTTTGTCTGTAGATGCAGTTTTTCCTATATTTATTTTAATGGGAACTGTACTAGGTATGGTAGTTACTAGTGGAATAGGAATATTTATTGGCAGCAGAATAGGTAATATGATTCCTGAAGTAGGAATAAAGATATTATCATCTGTAATATTTTTAACTTTTGGTTTATTTAAGCTTTATTATACTTTACCTCAAAAATATCTAACACCTGTTAATATATTTATATTTTTAGTTATAATTGGAGCTGTAGTTTTTATTTTATTAATGAAAATGTTTAAAGAGCATAAACAAGGAAAGATTACAGCATATGAAGAAGCAGCTCTTACATTATATGAATATTATCATCATATAAGAAATAGTATTGAAGATATATGTTTGGGTGAAAAGACATGTGGCAAATGTAGCAGTGAAAAATGCATTATTGGTTATACTAAAAAAATATTAGATGAAAGTTTAAGTAAAGAAAATAAAGATTTAAAGACGAAAAATATGGATTTTTATAATAGCTTGAAAAAAGAATTTGATAAAGATAAGGTAATTAATAGCTTAAGTATGATAATAGCATTTTTAAATAAAAATTTAATTGAAAAAGAAAGATTAGAAGTAGTAAATCAAGTGAGAAATAAGCTTGAAATGATTTTGTTTGATAAAGAATTAGAATTTAAAAATAAAAAAGATTATTATAAGACTATCAAAAATATAGATAAAAGAATTTCTAAAAAAATTATTAATGAAGTTAGAAAATTATAA
- a CDS encoding helix-turn-helix domain-containing protein → MGDNYFDLKTLFIGAKKGNKKDMYRLIQFFDKDLRKRSYICGMFNEDVYQEMCIKLLKCIKNFEYKRIS, encoded by the coding sequence ATGGGGGATAACTATTTTGATTTAAAAACTTTATTTATTGGGGCTAAAAAGGGGAATAAAAAAGATATGTATAGGTTAATACAATTTTTTGATAAAGATTTAAGAAAGAGAAGTTATATTTGTGGAATGTTTAATGAAGATGTGTATCAGGAAATGTGCATTAAGCTATTGAAATGCATTAAAAATTTTGAGTATAAGAGAATAAGTTGA
- a CDS encoding ANTAR domain-containing response regulator, whose protein sequence is MKKRIVIADDEPITRMDFSELLKEAGYDVVGEASDGFDAVELCRKLKPDLVLMDVKMPLLSGLKASKIIAQENLPCSVVLITAYSGKEFIDEAKDAGVMGYIVKPIDEKSLIATIEIAIAKGNEFRKIQEKIIKTEERLRARKVVERAKGILMKKYGLTEEDAYNKIRKLSMDKRCAMKDIADAIIING, encoded by the coding sequence ATGAAAAAAAGAATAGTAATAGCCGATGATGAGCCTATTACTAGAATGGATTTTTCAGAACTGTTAAAAGAGGCTGGCTACGATGTTGTAGGAGAAGCTTCTGATGGATTTGATGCAGTAGAGTTGTGTAGAAAGTTAAAACCAGATTTAGTTCTTATGGATGTTAAAATGCCTTTATTGAGTGGTCTTAAAGCATCAAAAATAATAGCACAAGAAAATTTACCATGTAGTGTAGTACTTATAACGGCTTATAGTGGAAAGGAATTTATAGATGAGGCAAAAGATGCAGGAGTTATGGGATATATTGTTAAACCGATTGATGAAAAATCACTTATTGCTACTATTGAAATAGCAATTGCAAAGGGAAATGAATTTAGAAAAATACAAGAAAAAATTATTAAGACTGAGGAGCGATTGAGAGCTAGAAAAGTAGTTGAAAGAGCCAAGGGAATTTTGATGAAAAAATATGGATTAACTGAAGAAGATGCATATAATAAAATCAGGAAATTAAGTATGGATAAACGTTGTGCTATGAAAGACATAGCAGATGCTATTATAATAAATGGTTAA
- a CDS encoding amidohydrolase, which translates to MNILIKNASVLFFTEENGYIEETSIGIEKGIIKHIGKIPNDFNYEKVIDGKDKLAMPGLINTHTHLPMSLLRNYADDMPLWKWLTEKVWPIENKLTKEDIYWGTMLSIAELIMSGVTCFNDMYTFADTIAKATASTKIRGNISHTLFDKTRNDNLNFKTTRSLYEKWHKSNNDRIRIFIGPHAPYTCSEDYLKVITNLAKELETGIHIHLSESLQEIEHISKTYGKTPVKLLDDIGLFDVRTLAAHCVHLTEEDLDILMKKNVHVLYNPTSNLKLANGFAPIDKMIKRKINISLGTDGSCSNNNLNMFEEINLAAILNKGITKDSTLIPAIEAVKMATINGAKALGIDDKVGSIEIGKCADIILLDLNKPHLYPKYNLISSIVYSAQSSDVDTVIVDGNILMENRKLTTIDLEEVIKHVKLSSKRLIKQMH; encoded by the coding sequence TTGAATATATTAATCAAAAATGCTTCTGTACTATTTTTTACTGAAGAAAATGGCTATATAGAAGAAACAAGTATAGGCATTGAAAAAGGTATTATTAAACACATTGGAAAAATTCCCAATGATTTTAATTATGAAAAAGTTATAGATGGAAAAGATAAACTTGCTATGCCTGGCTTAATAAATACACATACCCATTTACCTATGTCATTACTTAGAAATTATGCAGACGATATGCCACTTTGGAAATGGCTTACAGAAAAAGTATGGCCTATTGAAAATAAACTTACTAAGGAAGATATTTATTGGGGAACTATGCTCAGTATAGCAGAATTAATCATGTCCGGTGTTACTTGCTTTAATGATATGTACACCTTTGCAGATACTATAGCAAAAGCAACAGCAAGTACTAAAATCAGAGGAAATATATCCCATACGCTATTTGATAAAACTAGAAATGATAACTTGAATTTTAAAACTACAAGGTCATTATATGAAAAATGGCATAAATCTAATAATGACAGAATCAGAATATTTATAGGTCCTCATGCACCATATACGTGTTCAGAAGATTATTTGAAAGTAATTACAAATTTAGCAAAAGAATTAGAAACAGGTATTCACATACACTTAAGTGAAAGTTTACAAGAAATCGAACATATATCAAAAACTTATGGTAAAACCCCTGTAAAACTTTTAGATGATATCGGTTTATTTGACGTAAGAACTTTAGCTGCTCACTGCGTTCATTTAACTGAAGAAGATTTAGACATTTTGATGAAAAAAAATGTTCATGTTCTATACAATCCTACAAGTAATTTAAAACTAGCTAATGGCTTTGCCCCTATTGATAAAATGATTAAAAGAAAAATAAACATATCCTTAGGAACAGATGGCTCTTGCAGCAATAACAATCTAAATATGTTTGAAGAAATAAATCTAGCTGCTATTTTAAATAAAGGTATTACTAAAGATAGTACATTAATCCCTGCAATAGAAGCTGTAAAAATGGCTACCATAAATGGTGCAAAAGCCCTTGGAATAGATGATAAAGTTGGTTCAATTGAAATTGGTAAATGTGCAGATATTATTCTATTAGACTTAAATAAACCTCATCTGTATCCAAAATATAATCTAATATCATCTATAGTTTACTCTGCTCAATCTTCTGATGTAGATACAGTTATAGTAGATGGAAATATACTTATGGAAAATCGTAAACTTACAACTATTGATTTAGAAGAAGTTATAAAACATGTTAAACTATCTTCAAAAAGATTAATAAAACAAATGCATTAA
- a CDS encoding EutP/PduV family microcompartment system protein, translated as MILIGRTHSGKTTLIQVLNKSLIKYKKTQTIEYHNNILDTPGEYIENRRFYNALIISSFDCDVIGLVQDCTDCSCIFPPNFVSMFNKEVIGIITKIDCKEGNIKYAEKCLHSAGVSKVFKISSIKGYGIENIKKYLYRE; from the coding sequence ATGATATTGATAGGACGAACACATAGTGGAAAGACTACTCTTATACAAGTATTAAATAAAAGTTTGATAAAGTATAAAAAAACTCAAACGATAGAATATCATAATAACATTTTAGATACGCCCGGGGAGTATATAGAAAACAGAAGATTTTATAATGCTCTAATAATATCTTCCTTTGACTGTGATGTCATAGGATTGGTTCAAGATTGTACTGATTGTAGTTGTATTTTTCCTCCTAATTTTGTGTCTATGTTTAATAAAGAAGTAATAGGTATTATTACTAAAATAGATTGTAAAGAGGGTAATATCAAATATGCTGAAAAATGTCTACATAGTGCCGGAGTGAGCAAGGTATTTAAAATCAGTTCTATTAAGGGGTATGGAATAGAAAATATAAAAAAATATTTATATCGGGAATAA
- a CDS encoding YvrJ family protein, producing MEDTFINILSQTGFPIAVAAFLLIRIERRLDELNQTLVHMIEIFSKNS from the coding sequence GTGGAAGATACATTTATCAATATTTTAAGTCAAACAGGTTTTCCAATAGCAGTTGCGGCATTTTTACTTATTCGAATAGAGAGAAGACTAGATGAATTAAATCAGACTCTTGTGCATATGATAGAAATTTTTTCAAAAAATAGCTAA
- the eutS gene encoding ethanolamine utilization microcompartment protein EutS: MTKSEKQRVIQEYVPGKQVTLAHLIANPQKSIYKKLGISDDCDEYNEAIGILTITPSEAAIIAADVATKAAGVKIGFLDRFSGSLVIVGDVSSVELALREVLNLLTNVLAFAPANLTKS, encoded by the coding sequence ATGACGAAAAGTGAAAAACAAAGAGTTATTCAAGAGTATGTACCTGGTAAACAAGTTACATTAGCTCATTTAATAGCAAATCCTCAAAAAAGTATTTATAAAAAACTTGGAATTTCTGATGATTGTGACGAATACAATGAAGCTATAGGTATATTGACTATTACTCCTAGTGAAGCAGCAATAATAGCAGCAGATGTTGCGACTAAAGCAGCTGGAGTAAAGATAGGATTTTTAGATAGATTTAGTGGGTCGCTTGTTATAGTGGGGGATGTATCTAGTGTAGAATTGGCATTAAGGGAAGTGTTAAATTTATTGACAAACGTTTTAGCATTTGCTCCTGCAAATTTGACAAAATCTTAG
- a CDS encoding ornithine cyclodeaminase family protein, whose amino-acid sequence MLYLSKKDIFNLVSFDELIDSIELAFRIYEQKSFQMPDRIHLHYRENTFLYMPCFTEDIIGTKVLTVFPKNTDKNVPVIQGLMLLNDVETGKPIALIDGASLTAFRTGAVGGVGIKHTAKEDCQSVGLVGAGVQGFYQLLFAAKVRDIKKIYIYDIFEDKLISFKEKLLEKLTDVEINIVNNTRELVEKSEIIITTTTSEKPVLPDDEKLLKGKHFIGIGSYKPNMREFPEALFKLLDEVYIDTDFAAEESGDLVIPLEKNWIKREQIKTFGKLLKDNDIKSDTTLFKSVGMALFDLVVANVIYSKAAEKGVGQKIIL is encoded by the coding sequence ATGTTATATTTAAGTAAAAAAGACATTTTTAATCTCGTTTCATTTGATGAATTAATAGATAGTATTGAATTAGCTTTTAGGATATATGAGCAGAAAAGTTTTCAAATGCCGGATAGAATTCATTTGCATTATAGAGAAAATACATTTTTATATATGCCGTGTTTTACCGAGGATATAATAGGAACAAAAGTATTAACTGTATTTCCAAAGAATACTGATAAAAATGTGCCGGTAATTCAAGGGCTTATGCTGCTTAATGATGTAGAGACTGGAAAACCTATTGCATTGATTGACGGAGCAAGTCTGACTGCTTTTAGAACTGGAGCCGTGGGTGGTGTAGGTATTAAACATACTGCGAAAGAAGATTGTCAGTCAGTAGGATTAGTTGGAGCTGGAGTTCAAGGATTTTATCAACTGCTATTTGCTGCAAAAGTTAGAGATATAAAGAAAATTTACATATATGATATATTTGAGGACAAACTTATTTCTTTTAAAGAAAAATTATTAGAAAAATTGACTGATGTAGAAATAAATATTGTAAATAATACTAGAGAACTTGTAGAAAAGTCTGAAATAATTATTACTACAACTACTTCAGAAAAACCTGTTTTACCTGATGATGAAAAACTGTTGAAAGGGAAACATTTCATTGGAATAGGTTCTTATAAACCAAATATGAGGGAATTTCCAGAGGCTTTATTTAAACTTTTAGATGAGGTATATATAGATACAGATTTTGCTGCTGAGGAATCTGGAGATTTAGTTATTCCGCTTGAGAAGAATTGGATAAAAAGAGAGCAGATTAAAACTTTTGGGAAGTTATTAAAAGACAATGATATAAAATCAGATACTACTTTATTTAAATCAGTAGGTATGGCATTATTTGATTTGGTAGTTGCAAATGTAATATACAGTAAGGCAGCAGAAAAAGGAGTAGGACAGAAGATAATATTATAA
- a CDS encoding DUF3592 domain-containing protein, producing MRILIIAIIIFFIKYVYPKIDRYLRFRGIRWHKKIVDKIPVLICFVIIGSIFFSFFSSFIFEFIVILNPNAVRTSGIVVSVEEKGTGRTKTHISTIKFYDKDGIERIVTGTGAYSIGENVTIAYIKDKPKTAVIQSYKEIVKKLLFIIPLFLIVYSIIFPYIREKIDDYKRIKRLKKMGFK from the coding sequence ATGAGAATTTTAATTATTGCTATAATAATCTTTTTTATTAAATATGTTTATCCTAAAATAGACAGATATTTGAGATTTAGAGGGATTAGATGGCATAAGAAAATTGTGGATAAAATACCTGTACTTATTTGTTTTGTAATTATAGGAAGTATATTTTTTTCGTTTTTTAGTTCTTTTATATTTGAATTTATAGTAATTTTAAATCCTAATGCGGTAAGAACTAGTGGAATAGTTGTTTCAGTTGAAGAAAAAGGAACAGGAAGAACAAAAACTCACATTTCAACTATAAAATTTTATGATAAAGATGGTATAGAAAGGATTGTTACTGGTACAGGAGCATATTCAATTGGAGAAAATGTAACGATTGCCTATATAAAGGATAAGCCAAAGACGGCAGTGATTCAGTCGTATAAAGAAATAGTTAAAAAATTATTGTTTATAATTCCGCTTTTTTTAATTGTATATTCAATTATTTTTCCTTATATTAGAGAAAAAATAGATGATTATAAGAGAATAAAGAGATTAAAGAAAATGGGTTTTAAGTAA
- a CDS encoding sigma factor-like helix-turn-helix DNA-binding protein — MIIKNNTQEEFDKYLISYIKKTLFFSSKEFYKKFAENRDTEILILDAPLANENDINFVDIIADNSSDVVKEISNYSTDIRDYIENRELLKAMESLNDREAYILYKLFVEEKNGAEIAREFNVSKQYINKIKGRAFKKLRCCLEKEVK; from the coding sequence GTGATTATAAAAAATAATACTCAAGAAGAATTTGATAAATATTTAATAAGTTATATAAAAAAGACATTGTTTTTTAGCAGTAAAGAATTTTATAAAAAGTTTGCAGAAAATAGAGATACAGAAATATTAATATTAGATGCTCCATTAGCAAATGAAAATGATATAAATTTTGTAGATATAATAGCAGATAATTCTTCGGATGTAGTGAAAGAAATTTCAAATTATAGTACAGATATAAGAGATTATATAGAAAATAGAGAATTATTAAAAGCAATGGAAAGTTTAAATGATAGAGAAGCATATATTTTATATAAACTGTTTGTAGAGGAAAAAAATGGAGCAGAAATAGCTCGAGAATTTAATGTTAGTAAGCAGTATATTAATAAAATCAAAGGGCGGGCTTTTAAAAAATTAAGATGTTGCTTAGAGAAAGAGGTGAAATAG
- a CDS encoding XapX domain-containing protein: MKLTLIALITGIITGSVFTLAKLPLPAPPTIAGIAGIVGIFIGSKLAEQIVKLFS; encoded by the coding sequence ATGAAACTCACACTAATTGCTCTAATTACAGGTATTATTACAGGAAGCGTTTTTACACTTGCAAAACTTCCTCTACCTGCACCTCCAACAATAGCAGGTATTGCAGGAATAGTTGGAATTTTTATAGGTTCAAAATTAGCTGAACAAATAGTTAAACTTTTTTCATAA
- a CDS encoding Crp/Fnr family transcriptional regulator: MSVEKIIKENPYLQKLLKTMPEDVKQRAVLKEFFPTDILLKKDEEVNCVYLLYSGTLRVINEFPNGTVYGFAYIDSTEIIGALEILAKEKKIAATVEAVTHSIALRISKEDFIKWFESSIDFTMEMAKMLAKKFYPTVCKNGEVFMNSSIYSLASFIIRSVEEDIKEGKTGIINKKRQYIADELGVSLRTVYRAIKKLKEDNLITVIKGKIHVSREQYEKLAEIIHEYI, encoded by the coding sequence ATGTCAGTAGAAAAAATTATAAAAGAAAACCCATATTTACAAAAACTTCTAAAAACTATGCCTGAAGATGTAAAACAAAGAGCTGTTTTAAAAGAGTTTTTTCCAACAGATATATTGCTTAAAAAAGATGAAGAAGTAAATTGTGTTTACTTACTTTATTCAGGTACACTAAGGGTAATTAATGAATTTCCTAATGGAACGGTATATGGGTTTGCTTATATAGATTCTACTGAAATTATTGGAGCTTTAGAAATATTGGCAAAGGAGAAAAAAATAGCTGCTACTGTTGAAGCTGTAACACACAGTATAGCACTTAGAATATCAAAAGAAGATTTTATTAAGTGGTTTGAGAGCAGTATAGATTTTACAATGGAAATGGCTAAAATGCTTGCAAAGAAATTTTATCCAACAGTGTGTAAAAACGGTGAAGTTTTCATGAATTCTTCTATATATTCATTGGCTTCTTTTATAATACGTTCTGTTGAAGAAGATATAAAAGAGGGAAAGACTGGAATTATAAATAAAAAAAGACAGTATATTGCTGATGAACTTGGAGTAAGTTTAAGAACAGTTTATAGAGCTATAAAAAAATTGAAGGAAGATAATTTGATTACAGTTATTAAAGGGAAAATACATGTTAGTAGAGAGCAATATGAAAAACTTGCAGAAATAATACACGAGTATATTTAA
- a CDS encoding purine-nucleoside phosphorylase gives MNYQQKLKESAKYISDRTKFKPEIGLILGSGLGSIGNQIEDAEYYPYDEIPNFPVSTVEGHAGRLVIGKLEGKQVIAMQGRFHFYEGYHMKEVTFPVRVMKLLGIKTLIVTNAAGAVNTSYTPGDLMLIKDHLNLAGNNPLIGKNLDEFGPRFPDMSNAYDLDLRKKVKEIAKSLNINLQEGVYACMTGPSYETPAEIRMLRTLGADAVGMSTVPEVLVAVHSGLKVIGVSCMTNMAAGILEQPLDHSEVMETSAKAREKFITLMKNVIKSI, from the coding sequence ATGAACTATCAACAAAAACTAAAAGAATCTGCTAAATATATTTCAGACAGAACTAAATTCAAACCTGAAATAGGTCTTATTCTTGGTTCTGGACTTGGCTCAATTGGAAATCAAATTGAAGATGCAGAATATTATCCATATGATGAAATTCCAAATTTTCCAGTTTCAACAGTAGAAGGCCACGCAGGAAGATTAGTTATTGGAAAACTTGAAGGAAAACAAGTAATTGCAATGCAAGGAAGATTCCATTTTTACGAAGGTTATCATATGAAAGAAGTTACTTTTCCTGTTCGTGTAATGAAATTACTAGGTATTAAAACTTTAATAGTAACTAATGCAGCAGGTGCTGTTAATACTTCATATACTCCAGGAGATTTAATGCTTATTAAAGACCATTTAAATTTAGCTGGTAATAATCCTTTAATTGGCAAAAATTTAGATGAATTCGGTCCTCGTTTTCCAGACATGTCTAATGCATATGATTTAGATTTAAGAAAAAAAGTAAAAGAAATCGCAAAATCTTTAAATATAAATCTTCAAGAAGGAGTATATGCTTGCATGACAGGTCCATCTTATGAAACACCTGCAGAAATCAGAATGCTCAGAACTTTAGGAGCAGATGCAGTTGGTATGTCTACCGTTCCAGAAGTATTAGTAGCTGTTCACAGTGGACTTAAAGTAATAGGTGTTTCTTGTATGACAAACATGGCAGCTGGTATATTAGAGCAGCCTTTAGACCACAGCGAAGTAATGGAAACTTCTGCAAAGGCTAGAGAAAAATTCATTACTTTAATGAAAAATGTTATTAAAAGCATATAA
- a CDS encoding sensor histidine kinase, whose amino-acid sequence MIYKLCKVHTYLTDKDIKKLENIANNLPLIADLLQADIFIDCMTKDPDVAIVVAEAKPCNFPSMYQQSVVGEFALRKNEPAVLRTLEIGMPTRDLRAITQENKSVKQNVVPIRNDLGDVIGVLIAEIDITKSINEKKNMEILSETAEKLTEALQTFSDTGNPIHYHITDGIIIFNSNGISTYANPVAKNLYRKLGYIDDLIGIHFNNLVLDGKRFSEIKSQNFISSSEVYISELTLKVKYAVMKQRNIEVVGVIMVIRDISDVKAKEKELILKSVAIKEIHHRVKNNLQTIASLLRLQSRRVDNETAKIAFNESISRILSIAVTHEILAQKGVDDVDIKTILSRIKNKVIDYSIPKNTRVRIEITGDNLNIDSDKASSIALVVNELIQNSLQYAFVGRNEGIIEVNIQKGSMYSNISIIDNGVGFDIKSTRPGSLGFNIVKSIVKDKLHGQINIQSNSKGTKVMFDFKN is encoded by the coding sequence ATGATTTATAAATTATGTAAAGTCCATACTTATTTAACTGATAAAGATATTAAAAAATTAGAAAATATAGCAAATAATTTACCTTTGATTGCTGATTTATTACAGGCTGATATATTTATTGATTGTATGACTAAGGACCCAGATGTGGCAATTGTGGTGGCAGAAGCAAAACCATGTAATTTTCCTTCAATGTATCAACAATCAGTTGTTGGTGAATTTGCACTGAGAAAAAATGAACCAGCAGTTTTGAGAACTTTAGAAATAGGGATGCCTACTAGAGATTTAAGAGCTATTACTCAAGAAAATAAATCTGTAAAGCAAAATGTAGTACCAATTAGAAATGATTTAGGAGATGTTATAGGAGTATTGATAGCAGAAATTGACATAACAAAGAGTATAAATGAAAAGAAGAATATGGAGATTTTAAGTGAAACTGCTGAAAAACTCACAGAAGCACTTCAGACATTTTCAGATACTGGTAATCCAATACATTACCATATTACAGATGGCATAATTATATTTAATAGCAATGGAATATCGACATATGCAAATCCAGTTGCAAAGAATCTTTATAGAAAATTAGGTTATATAGATGATTTGATAGGAATACATTTTAACAATTTAGTTTTAGATGGGAAAAGATTTAGTGAGATAAAATCTCAGAATTTTATTAGCAGTTCAGAGGTATATATAAGTGAATTGACTTTAAAGGTAAAATATGCTGTAATGAAGCAGAGGAATATAGAAGTAGTAGGTGTGATTATGGTTATAAGGGATATTTCCGACGTAAAGGCAAAGGAAAAAGAATTGATTTTAAAGTCTGTAGCGATAAAGGAAATTCATCATAGAGTAAAAAATAATTTACAAACGATAGCCAGTTTGCTTAGACTGCAATCTAGACGTGTAGATAATGAAACTGCAAAAATTGCATTTAATGAGAGTATAAGCAGAATTTTAAGTATAGCTGTAACACATGAAATATTAGCTCAAAAGGGTGTAGATGATGTAGATATAAAGACAATTCTTTCAAGAATTAAAAATAAAGTTATAGATTATAGCATACCTAAAAATACTAGAGTAAGGATTGAAATAACTGGAGACAATCTTAACATTGATTCGGATAAAGCTTCTTCTATAGCTCTTGTAGTCAATGAACTTATACAGAATTCACTTCAATATGCGTTTGTTGGAAGAAATGAAGGAATAATAGAAGTAAATATTCAAAAAGGAAGTATGTATTCAAATATTTCTATAATTGATAATGGTGTTGGATTTGACATAAAATCTACTAGACCGGGGAGTTTAGGTTTTAATATTGTTAAAAGTATAGTAAAGGATAAATTACATGGACAAATAAATATTCAGTCGAATTCTAAAGGAACTAAAGTAATGTTTGATTTTAAAAATTAA